The nucleotide window CATCCTGATAATCCTCCTTCATCAATTTTCAGAGGAATTAATATCTTACTGGTTGTTGCACAAATGGCATTGATGGTCAACAAATTCAGTGCTGGCGCGCAATCAATCAAAACTAGATCGTAATCATTTTTAACTTCCCGAAGCATCATGCTGATTCGATTGTGCTGAGGCATTGTCGCATCGCTTCTGATCTTGATCTCAGAATTGCTCAGATTCAATGTACTTGGTATAATATCCAAGTTTTCAATATCGGTATGAATTATCGCTTCTTTGATTTTTTTCGGTTGCAAATAGAGATCGCTTAATTCTACTTCATAATTAATGTGATTTAGGATTGCGTGAATTAATTCGTTTTCTGAAACAACCGCACTTAAATCAATCTTAGAAATCGAAGATGTAGTAGGAGATAAGGCCTTTGTTATATCCCCCTGTGGATCGTTTCCTATGACAAGTACCCGCTTTCCTTTTTCAGCATTTCCCTTTGCTAAGTTTCTTGTCGTTTCAGATTTCCCTGTGCCCCCCTTAAAATTCACAATTGTAATGACTTCCATAAATTTTTCTCCTTTTCTGCGGGGCAAAATGCCCCATTTTTTCTTGTTCAAATTTAAATGTTATAGCAATTCATTCAATAAGATAAAATTCAGATTTGATAATAACGAGTTGACTCCGATCCACACGATATCTTTGTGTCGTTAAGGAATAGAATTCTTCTTCAGTTTTGCAGAAGCACAGTTGAATACAATTCTGATTGACGAATCTCCAAGTTATTAACAGTTCAACCATAATCTAAAGCCTCAGTTCTTCTTCATCATACAGTTCATTAGCTTTTACCACTGCAGCATAGCCTAGTATGTAATCCTGTTTTTTTATTCTGTCCTTAACCATGAGCTTCAACAGATCTTTTAAATGGCATTTCCCAAAATTCTCTTGATGCTGTATATCATCCAAGGTTAAAGTGATTATAAATGCATCTTTTGGCAAAAATTTTAACCTACACCAGCTTAAACGCTCATTCAAATTATCATAGTTTTCAAAATAAGCATAAACCTCTCGCTGACTTACATTAAATTTTGTTGAATAATAATCCGCGCCAATTCTAAAAAATGCGTGTTTAATGGTTAGCAGTCTCTGCTTGATTTGCAACTCTTGGGCATAAATATCAATTAGCTTTGAAAGATAATCTACTTTTTGTCCAAATTCAAAATGACTATAATCAACAAACATTGTTTCTTGGCCTGTATACCCCAATTCTTTTAAATATTTTTCCTGTGATACCAATAACCGATCGATATTCTCATGCAAATTCTCTAATTCTTGCATAGTCTTTCTTCTCCCTTTCACTTTAAATTATCAGACACTTCATATTTTATTTTTCCTAGACTAAACCCGTAGAAAATTTTTCAGGGAATTTTTCTAGAATTTCGTTTTGAAATATCTGCTTTAGATATTCGATGTTTGCATCTGCTAAATCGGCTCTTCCATTAAGGAAAAACACCTCATCTTTATAATGAAATTTATTATGTTTAAAACGGGAACGATAGTGATTGTATATCTCCTCTAAAGCGACGTGATTTTTTGATTTTAGAGATTCCCCTGGACTTCCACCATTCCGATAAACTTCATAATTATCAGGATACAAAGGCTCATAAAGAAGATTTAATATATTTTCAATATAGGTCATCAGATGATTCTGGTGGATATACACTCTCTTCAAATATCTTGCCATTTCAAAATGTAACTTTTTCCGCGCCATAAGAAAAGTACCCTGGGCAATGGTTTTCATCTTTTGTAAGGCAAGAATCCAAAAGTCTTCAAAACGTTTTTTGAAATCTTCCAGATCTTTATAACAGAAGATTC belongs to Holdemania massiliensis and includes:
- a CDS encoding ParA family protein; amino-acid sequence: MEVITIVNFKGGTGKSETTRNLAKGNAEKGKRVLVIGNDPQGDITKALSPTTSSISKIDLSAVVSENELIHAILNHINYEVELSDLYLQPKKIKEAIIHTDIENLDIIPSTLNLSNSEIKIRSDATMPQHNRISMMLREVKNDYDLVLIDCAPALNLLTINAICATTSKILIPLKIDEGGLSGWALTVQLIHKICEGYGLDIDYVVLFTMVQKTSHGWLKECDQIIKSFSRILGKKVFKTVIRNQAKGVLSAGFKKDFTIDGKSGVSEDYRNLVEELDNYIGG